The Skermanella rosea sequence CCGGCGCGGGAGATCCTGATCGAGGTGCGGAACGGCCCGCCCAGCCCGGGCCCCCTGGCGCCGATCGAGGCGCGGCTGTTCGGCAACGTCATGCAGATGGCGCTGCCCCTGTCGGACGGCACTTGGCTGGTGTTCCGGTCCGACCCCGACCGGGACGGCCCGTTCCGGCTGATCCGCTTCGGGTTGTGGATGGGACTCGTCGGACTGGTCATCTTCGGCTTGTCCCTGTGGGCCGGACGCCGGCTGAGCGCCCCGCTGAAGCGGTTCGCCGAGGCGGCCCAGCGGCTGGGCGTCGACGGCGAGGCGCCGCTGCTGCCCGAGGCCGGGCCGCGCGAGTTGCGGCAGGCGACCCGCGCCTTCAATCAGATGCAGACGCGCCTGCACCGGTTCGTCGAGGACCGGACCCAGATGCTGGCCGCGATCAGCCACGACCTGCGCACGCCGCTGACCCGCCTGAGGCTGCGCGCCGAGTTCGTCGAGGACCCGGAGCAGCAGCGCAAGATGCTGGCCGACCTGGAGGAGATGGAGGCGATGATCGCCTCCACCCTCGCCTTCGCCCGCGACGACGCCCGCAAGGAGCCGCGTGTCCCGATCGACCTCGCGGCGCTGCTCCAGAGCCTCGTCGACGACCTCGGGGATGCCGGGTACACGGTCGAGTATTCGGGGCCGGAGCACAGGACCGTCGCCTGCCGCCCGGTCGCGCTGCGGCGCGCGATCGGCAACCTGATCGACAACGCCCTGAAGTACGGCGGCTGTGCCCGGGTGGCGCTGCTGGACCATCAGGAGGACGGGCACGTCGCGATCCGCATCGACGACGACGGGCCGGGCATCCCGCCGGAGGAGCAGGAGAAGGTCTTCGCCCCCTTCTACCGGCTGGAACGGTCGCGCAGCCGCGACACCGGGGGCACCGGCCTCGGCCTGTCCGTCGCCCGCACGATCGCCCGGGCCCATGGCGGCGACGTCACCCTGTGCAATCGGCCCGGCGGCGGCCTCAGCGCCACCCTGATGCTGGCCGAGGCGTAATCCCCCCGGCCGAGCCCAAATCCGAAAGCGGCACTACCGCTTTATTTCGAGCCGGGTGATGCTGGTCACAGGGCATGCGCCGGTATTGCGGCAGGCTGCTTGCAGTTGATCCAAGAGGCTCTTCCATGACGATGAAGTTGGGTACCGTTTCCCTGCTGGCCTGTTGCATCCTGGTTTCGGCCTGCACGCTGAACCATGCCGAGCGCCGTGCCGCCACGGGCGGCGCGCTGGGCGCCGGGGCGGGTGCCGCGGGAGGCTACCTGTTCGGCTACGATCCCCTCGGCGGCGCCCTGGTCGGCGGTGCCGGCGGCGCTCTTCTGGGTGCCCTGACCACGCCCGACGGCGGCCGGGAGGTCCATCACCATCACCACCACGGCAAGAAGAAGAAATGGCGCCGGTACGACGACTGACGCCATCGGCTCAGCCGGCCGACCGCCGCGCCACCTGGCCTATGGCATAGGCCGCGGCGTTGATGGCCAGGGTCAGGGCAAGCAGGAGGATGCCGAGACCCAGGGCCAGGGGCAGGTCGCCGCGGCCGGTCTCCAGCGTGATCGCGGTGGTCATGGTGCGGGTGACGCCGGCGATGTTGCCACCGACGATCAGCACCGCGCCGACCTCGGCGCTGGCCCGGCCGAAGCCTGCGAGCACCCCCGTGACCAAGCTGAAGCGCGCGTCCCACAGCAGCGTCGGGATCGCGCGCCGCCGCGTGGATCCCAGCGAGCGCAACTGCTCCTCGTACTCGCCCCACATGTCTTCGACCACCTGCCGGGTGATCGATAGGACGATGGGGGTCACCAGCACCGTCTGGGCGATCACCATGGCGGCCGGGGTGAACAGCAGGCCCAGGTCGCCGAGCGGACCGGACCGGGACAGCATCAAATATACCAGAAGCCCGGCGACGACGGGCGGCAGCCCCATCAGGGCGTTGAACAGGACGATGACGAACCCGCGCCCCGGAAACCGCGCGATCGCCAAGGTGGCGCCCAGCGGCAGCCCGATGAGCATGGCGATTCCCACCGCAGTCAGGGTGACGCGCAGCGACAGCAGCACGATCTGGGCCAGCCGGTCGTCGAAGCCCAGGATCAGGCCTGCGGCGGCGGCGAAGGCGTCGATCACGTCCTGCATCATGAAAGCCATCAGGGTTTCCGGAGGGACGGCATGGTAGCCACCTCGCCGGCCCGCGACAACTCCCCTGCCTGCCCCGTCGCGATTGACCGGCGCGCCCAAGTTCCCTAGGGTCGCCGCTTCCAAACTATATTTCGAACGGTGAAGTACGATGTCTGGCGAACAGGAACTGGCATTGCAGGCCAAGGCGTGGCCCTTCGAAGAAGCGCGCAAGCTGATCGCGCGCTACAAGGGCAAGACGCCGGCCAAAGGCTATGTCCTGTTCGAGACCGGATACGGACCGTCGGGCCTGCCGCATATCGGCACCTTCGGCGAGGTCGCGCGCACGACCATGGTGCGCCGCGCATTCCAGCTCATGGCGCCCGACATGCCGACCCGCCTGTTCGCCTTCTCCGACGACATGGACGGGCTGCGCAAGGTCCCGGACAATATCCCGAACCAGGAGATGGTGCGCGAGCACCTGGGCAAGCCGCTCACCAAGGTGCCCGACCCCTTCGGCAAGTTCGAGAGCTTCGGCCACCACAACAACGCCATGCTGCGGGGATTCCTCGACAGCTTCGGGTTCGAGTACGAGTTCCAGTCCGCGACCGACTGGTACGGATCGGGCCGGTTCGACGAGGCGCTGCTGACGGTGCTGCGCAACTACGACGCCGTCATGAAGGTGATGCTCCCGTCGCTGCGCGAGGAGCGGGCTGCGACCTACAGCCCGTTCCTGCCGGTTTCCCCCACCAGCGGCCGCGTGCTCCAGGTGCCGATCCTGGAGCACGATGTGGACGCCGGCACCATCGTGTTCGAGGACGAGGACGGCAAGAAGAAGGAGGCTCCGGTCACTGGCGGTCATTGCAAGCTGCAATGGAAGCCTGACTGGGGCATGCGATGGCACGCGCTGGGCGTCGATTACGAAATGTCCGGCAAGGACCTGATCCCGTCGGTCGAACTGGCCGGGAAGATCTGCCGCATCCTGGGGTCCCAGCCGCCGGAGGGCTTCAATTACGAGCTGTTCCTGGACGACAAGGGCCAGAAGATCTCCAAGTCCAAGGGCAACGGCCTGTCGGTCGAGGAGTGGCTGCGCTACGCCCCGCCGGAGAGCCTGTCGCTCTACATGTTCCAGAAGCCGCGCGTCGCGAAGCGTCTCTATTTCGACGTGATCCCCCGGGCGGTGGACGAGTACCTGGCCTTCGTCTCCAAGTTCCCGCAGGAGGAGCCGGCCCGCAAGCTGGAGAACCCGGCCTGGCACATCCATGGCGGCCATCCGCCGGAGGCGCGCAGCGACCTGAGCTACAACATCCTGCTGAACCTGGCCGGCGTGGCCAACGCGGAGAGCAAGGACGTGATGTGGGGCTTCATCACCCGCTACGCGCCCGAAGCCAATCCCGAGAGCGCGCCGTTCCTGGACCGGCTGGTGCAGTACGCGGTCAACTATTACCAGGACTTCGTCAAGCCGACCAAGCGGTACCGCGCGCCGACCGACCAGGAGCGCGCCGCGATGCAGGAGCTTCTGGACGAGCTGGGCCGGCTGCCGGAAGGCGCCAAGGCGGAGGAGATCCAGTTCCAGGTCTACGAGATCGGCAAACGCCACGGCTTCGCCGACCTGAAGAGCTGGTTCCAGGCGCTCTATGAGGTTCTGCTGGGGCAGACCACGGGTCCGCGCATGGGCAGCTTCATCGAGCTGTACGGCATCGGCAACACGCGCGACCTGATCGCCCAGGCGCTGGAGCGGCAGATCGAG is a genomic window containing:
- a CDS encoding ATP-binding protein, producing the protein MWEPFKRRFLPAGIAVRLGLTVLMALVLTQAVSALVYVTDRGEGHPRHGPREMVERVAAIVRLADETPPQFRPRVVRAVDAPGLEVEWRPRAPEIRQNQVGFPLDGFRRRLRNALEDPAREILIEVRNGPPSPGPLAPIEARLFGNVMQMALPLSDGTWLVFRSDPDRDGPFRLIRFGLWMGLVGLVIFGLSLWAGRRLSAPLKRFAEAAQRLGVDGEAPLLPEAGPRELRQATRAFNQMQTRLHRFVEDRTQMLAAISHDLRTPLTRLRLRAEFVEDPEQQRKMLADLEEMEAMIASTLAFARDDARKEPRVPIDLAALLQSLVDDLGDAGYTVEYSGPEHRTVACRPVALRRAIGNLIDNALKYGGCARVALLDHQEDGHVAIRIDDDGPGIPPEEQEKVFAPFYRLERSRSRDTGGTGLGLSVARTIARAHGGDVTLCNRPGGGLSATLMLAEA
- a CDS encoding ABC transporter permease, producing MAFMMQDVIDAFAAAAGLILGFDDRLAQIVLLSLRVTLTAVGIAMLIGLPLGATLAIARFPGRGFVIVLFNALMGLPPVVAGLLVYLMLSRSGPLGDLGLLFTPAAMVIAQTVLVTPIVLSITRQVVEDMWGEYEEQLRSLGSTRRRAIPTLLWDARFSLVTGVLAGFGRASAEVGAVLIVGGNIAGVTRTMTTAITLETGRGDLPLALGLGILLLALTLAINAAAYAIGQVARRSAG
- a CDS encoding lysine--tRNA ligase: MSGEQELALQAKAWPFEEARKLIARYKGKTPAKGYVLFETGYGPSGLPHIGTFGEVARTTMVRRAFQLMAPDMPTRLFAFSDDMDGLRKVPDNIPNQEMVREHLGKPLTKVPDPFGKFESFGHHNNAMLRGFLDSFGFEYEFQSATDWYGSGRFDEALLTVLRNYDAVMKVMLPSLREERAATYSPFLPVSPTSGRVLQVPILEHDVDAGTIVFEDEDGKKKEAPVTGGHCKLQWKPDWGMRWHALGVDYEMSGKDLIPSVELAGKICRILGSQPPEGFNYELFLDDKGQKISKSKGNGLSVEEWLRYAPPESLSLYMFQKPRVAKRLYFDVIPRAVDEYLAFVSKFPQEEPARKLENPAWHIHGGHPPEARSDLSYNILLNLAGVANAESKDVMWGFITRYAPEANPESAPFLDRLVQYAVNYYQDFVKPTKRYRAPTDQERAAMQELLDELGRLPEGAKAEEIQFQVYEIGKRHGFADLKSWFQALYEVLLGQTTGPRMGSFIELYGIGNTRDLIAQALERQIEPQPAD